A single region of the Actinoplanes sp. SE50/110 genome encodes:
- the rplJ gene encoding 50S ribosomal protein L10 — protein MADKPVRADKATAVAELTENFRDSAATVLTEYRGLTVKQLTELRRSLGQQAKYSVAKNTLAKRAAGDAGIEGLDALFTGPTALAFVSGDVVEAAKGLRAFAKANPALVIKGGVFEGKAISAEDVSKLADLESREVLLAKLAGAMKGNLSKAAATFQAPLSQAVRLVDALRDKREKDGSAEAA, from the coding sequence ATGGCGGACAAGCCGGTCCGGGCCGACAAGGCCACGGCCGTCGCCGAGCTGACGGAGAACTTCCGTGACTCCGCGGCCACCGTGTTGACCGAATACCGGGGCCTCACCGTGAAGCAGCTCACCGAGCTGCGCCGGTCGCTCGGCCAGCAGGCCAAGTACTCCGTCGCCAAGAACACGCTGGCGAAGCGTGCGGCTGGCGACGCGGGCATCGAGGGCCTCGACGCGCTGTTCACCGGTCCTACCGCGCTCGCCTTCGTGAGCGGCGACGTGGTCGAGGCGGCCAAGGGTCTTCGGGCCTTCGCCAAGGCCAACCCGGCGCTGGTCATCAAGGGCGGTGTCTTCGAGGGCAAGGCGATCTCGGCCGAGGACGTCAGCAAGCTTGCCGACCTCGAGTCCCGTGAGGTGCTGCTGGCCAAGCTGGCCGGCGCCATGAAGGGCAACCTGAGCAAGGCCGCGGCCACGTTCCAGGCTCCGCTCTCCCAGGCCGTTCGCCTGGTGGACGCCCTGCGTGACAAGCGCGAGAAGGACGGTTCCGCCGAGGCCGCCTGA
- a CDS encoding DNA-directed RNA polymerase subunit beta has translation MAASRPAKTSRTSSAYAPRRVSFGRITEQLEVPNLLALQTDSFDWLVGNEAWQARTTDDPHAHSGLAEILEEISPIEDFSGTMSLSFSAPRFDEVKASIEECKEKDLTYCAPLFVTAEFTNNTTGEIKSQTVFMGDFPMMTPKGTFVINGTERVVVSQLVRSPGVYFTKEPDKTSDRDLTSVKVIPSRGAWLEFDIDKRDTVGVRIDRKRRQAVTVLLKAIGWSADQIRERFGWSELLMTTLEKDHIAGQDEALLDIYRKLRPGEPPTRENAQTLLDNLFFNPKRYDVAKVGRYKFNKKLEIDVPIVRGTLSEEDIVKTVEYLCRLHAGEEGYEADDIDHFGNRRLRTVGELIQNQVRVGLSRMERVVRERMTTQDVEAITPQTLINIRPVVAAIKEFFGTSQLSQFMDQTNPLAGLTHRRRLSALGPGGLSRERAGFEVRDVHPSHYGRMCPIETPEGPNIGLIGALSTFARVNPFGFIETPYRKVENGVVTDEVHYLTADEEDRYIKAQANAVLSSDNTFAEDRVLVRRKGGEVDYVPGTEVDYMDVSPRQMTSVATAMIPFLEHDDANRALMGANMQRQAVPLVKAESPLVGTGMEYRAAVDAGDVVVAEVAGVVEDLCADYVTVHQDDGHRRTYLLHKFRRSNAGSCVNQKPVVFEGDRVEAGQVIADGPCTDEGEMALGRNLLVAFMCWEGHNYEDAIILSQRLVQQDVLTSIHIEEHEVDARDTKLGPEEITRDIPNVSEEMLADLDERGIIRIGAEVVPGDILVGKVTPKGETELTPEERLLRAIFGEKAREVRDTSLKVPHGETGTVIGVRTFSREDGDELPPGVNELVRVYVAQKRKIQDGDKLAGRHGNKGVISKILPVEDMPFLEDGTPVDIVLNPLGVPSRMNIGQVLETHLGWIAKTGWSIEGDDEEWKRQLRSIEAHESPADSNVATPVFDGAQEEEIKGLLESTLVNRDGKRLVNGDGKAQLFDGRSGEPLPDPISVGYVYILKLNHLVDDKIHARSTGPYSMITQQPLGGKAQFGGQRFGEMECWAMQAYGAAYALQELLTIKSDDVLGRVKVYEAIVKGENIPEPGIPESFKVLLKELQSLCLNVEVLSSDGVALEMRETDDEVFRAAEELGIDLSRRPNEGVSSVEEI, from the coding sequence TTGGCAGCTTCCCGCCCTGCGAAGACCAGCCGTACGTCGAGCGCTTACGCACCCCGCCGGGTCTCTTTCGGCCGGATCACCGAGCAGCTAGAGGTCCCCAACCTCCTCGCCCTCCAGACGGATTCGTTCGACTGGTTGGTCGGCAACGAGGCGTGGCAGGCCCGGACGACGGACGACCCGCACGCCCACTCGGGCCTCGCAGAGATCCTCGAAGAGATCAGTCCCATTGAGGACTTCTCCGGCACCATGTCGCTGTCCTTCTCGGCTCCGCGATTCGACGAGGTCAAGGCCTCGATCGAGGAGTGCAAGGAGAAGGACCTGACCTACTGTGCCCCGCTGTTCGTGACCGCGGAGTTCACCAACAACACCACTGGCGAGATCAAGAGCCAGACCGTGTTCATGGGTGACTTCCCGATGATGACCCCCAAGGGGACGTTCGTCATCAACGGCACCGAGCGGGTCGTGGTGAGTCAGCTCGTCCGTTCGCCGGGCGTGTACTTCACCAAGGAGCCGGACAAGACCTCCGACCGCGACCTGACCAGCGTCAAGGTCATCCCGAGCCGGGGTGCCTGGCTGGAGTTCGACATCGACAAGCGCGACACCGTCGGTGTCCGCATCGACCGTAAGCGTCGCCAGGCCGTCACCGTCCTGCTGAAGGCGATCGGTTGGTCCGCCGACCAGATCCGTGAGCGCTTCGGCTGGTCCGAGCTGCTCATGACGACGCTGGAGAAGGACCACATCGCGGGGCAGGACGAGGCCCTGCTAGACATCTACCGCAAGCTGCGTCCCGGCGAGCCGCCGACCCGGGAGAACGCGCAGACCCTGCTCGACAACCTCTTCTTCAACCCGAAGCGGTATGACGTCGCCAAGGTCGGCCGGTACAAGTTCAACAAGAAGCTCGAGATCGACGTCCCGATCGTCCGGGGCACGCTCTCCGAGGAAGACATCGTCAAGACCGTGGAGTACCTCTGCCGGCTGCACGCCGGTGAGGAGGGCTACGAGGCCGACGACATCGACCACTTCGGCAACCGTCGCCTGCGCACGGTCGGCGAGCTCATCCAGAACCAGGTCCGCGTCGGCCTGTCCCGGATGGAGCGCGTCGTCCGCGAGCGGATGACGACCCAGGACGTCGAGGCGATCACGCCGCAGACCCTGATCAACATCCGTCCCGTGGTGGCGGCGATCAAGGAGTTCTTCGGTACGTCGCAGCTGTCCCAGTTCATGGACCAGACGAACCCGCTGGCAGGCCTGACCCACCGGCGTCGTCTGAGCGCGCTCGGCCCCGGTGGCCTGAGCCGTGAGCGGGCCGGCTTCGAGGTCCGGGACGTGCACCCGTCGCACTACGGCCGGATGTGCCCGATCGAGACGCCCGAGGGCCCGAACATCGGTCTGATCGGCGCGCTCTCGACGTTCGCGCGGGTCAACCCGTTCGGTTTCATCGAGACGCCGTACCGCAAGGTCGAGAACGGTGTCGTCACCGACGAGGTGCACTACCTCACGGCTGACGAAGAGGACCGGTACATCAAGGCCCAGGCGAACGCCGTGCTGTCCAGCGACAACACGTTCGCCGAGGACCGCGTCCTGGTCCGCCGTAAGGGCGGTGAGGTCGACTACGTGCCCGGCACGGAGGTCGACTACATGGACGTGTCGCCGCGGCAGATGACCTCGGTCGCCACCGCGATGATCCCGTTCCTCGAGCACGACGACGCGAACCGTGCCCTCATGGGCGCGAACATGCAGCGTCAGGCCGTGCCGCTGGTCAAGGCCGAGTCGCCACTGGTCGGCACCGGCATGGAGTACCGTGCCGCGGTCGACGCCGGTGACGTGGTCGTCGCCGAGGTCGCCGGCGTGGTCGAGGACCTGTGCGCCGACTACGTGACGGTGCACCAGGACGACGGCCACCGCCGCACGTACCTGCTGCACAAGTTCCGTCGCTCGAACGCCGGCTCCTGCGTCAACCAGAAGCCGGTCGTCTTCGAGGGGGACCGGGTCGAGGCCGGCCAGGTCATCGCCGACGGCCCGTGCACCGACGAGGGGGAGATGGCCCTGGGCCGCAACCTCCTGGTCGCGTTCATGTGCTGGGAGGGCCACAACTACGAGGACGCGATCATCCTGTCGCAGCGCCTCGTGCAGCAGGACGTCCTCACCTCGATCCACATCGAGGAGCACGAGGTCGACGCCCGCGACACCAAGCTGGGCCCGGAGGAGATCACCCGCGACATCCCGAACGTCAGCGAGGAGATGCTGGCGGACCTGGACGAGCGCGGGATCATCCGGATCGGTGCCGAGGTCGTCCCGGGCGACATCCTGGTCGGCAAGGTCACCCCCAAGGGCGAGACCGAGCTGACCCCGGAGGAGCGCCTGCTGCGCGCCATCTTCGGCGAGAAGGCCCGGGAGGTCCGGGACACCTCGCTGAAGGTTCCGCACGGCGAGACCGGCACGGTCATCGGTGTCCGCACGTTCTCCCGCGAGGACGGCGACGAGCTGCCCCCCGGCGTGAACGAGCTGGTCCGGGTCTACGTCGCGCAGAAGCGGAAGATCCAGGACGGTGACAAGCTCGCCGGCCGGCACGGCAACAAGGGCGTCATCTCCAAGATCCTGCCGGTCGAGGACATGCCGTTCCTGGAGGACGGCACCCCGGTCGACATCGTGCTCAACCCGCTGGGTGTGCCCTCGCGCATGAACATCGGCCAGGTCCTGGAGACCCACCTCGGGTGGATCGCCAAGACCGGCTGGTCGATCGAGGGCGACGACGAGGAGTGGAAGCGCCAGCTCCGCTCGATCGAGGCGCACGAGTCCCCCGCCGACAGCAACGTCGCGACCCCGGTCTTCGACGGTGCCCAGGAGGAGGAGATCAAGGGTCTGCTCGAGTCGACCCTGGTCAACCGGGACGGCAAGCGCCTGGTCAACGGCGACGGCAAGGCGCAGCTGTTCGACGGCCGCTCGGGTGAGCCGCTGCCGGACCCGATCTCGGTCGGCTACGTCTACATCCTGAAGCTGAACCACCTGGTCGACGACAAGATCCACGCTCGTTCGACCGGCCCGTACTCGATGATCACGCAGCAGCCGCTCGGTGGTAAGGCCCAGTTCGGTGGCCAGCGGTTCGGCGAGATGGAGTGCTGGGCGATGCAGGCCTACGGCGCCGCTTACGCGCTGCAGGAGCTGCTGACCATCAAGTCCGACGACGTTCTCGGCCGCGTGAAGGTGTACGAGGCCATCGTCAAGGGCGAGAACATCCCGGAGCCGGGAATCCCGGAGTCGTTCAAGGTGCTTCTCAAGGAGCTCCAGTCGCTGTGCCTGAACGTTGAGGTGCTCTCCAGCGACGGTGTTGCCCTGGAGATGCGCGAGACCGACGACGAGGTCTTCCGGGCCGCGGAGGAACTCGGCATCGACCTGTCCCGGCGCCCGAACGAGGGCGTCAGCAGCGTCGAAGAGATCTGA
- the secE gene encoding preprotein translocase subunit SecE encodes MADKNRPGDDVPGDDELLADVVDGDDADEADAPVSRGGGTAVAERTKDDDSPKTKKERKRTGFFGRIGGFFREVISELRKVIWPTRKELLTYTTVVIAFVTIMTAIVGVLDYGFAQGMIHALGGK; translated from the coding sequence GTGGCCGACAAAAACCGGCCCGGTGACGACGTCCCGGGCGACGACGAGCTGCTCGCCGACGTTGTCGACGGTGACGATGCCGATGAGGCCGACGCCCCGGTGAGCCGCGGCGGTGGCACCGCCGTCGCCGAGCGCACGAAGGACGACGACTCCCCGAAGACGAAGAAGGAGCGCAAGCGCACCGGATTCTTCGGGCGGATCGGCGGATTCTTCCGCGAGGTGATCAGCGAGCTCCGTAAGGTCATCTGGCCCACGCGCAAGGAGCTGCTGACCTACACCACCGTCGTGATCGCCTTCGTCACGATCATGACGGCGATCGTCGGTGTGCTGGACTATGGCTTCGCGCAGGGCATGATCCACGCCCTGGGCGGTAAGTGA
- the nusG gene encoding transcription termination/antitermination protein NusG: MPEYDDETAQFADEQSSPITDESVEEADETPVAVQEPEADEDYDPVKELRQKLRYAPGDWYVVHSYAGYENKVKTNLETRITSLDMEDFIFQVEVPTREEVEVKNGKRNQVQAKVFPGYILVRMDLTPESYSCVRNTPGVTGFVGATDRVDRPAPLSLDEVLKWLAPAVQAEEKKAKPEIKVLDFEVGDSVTVTDGAFASLPASISEINADQQKLKVLVSIFGRETPVELNFNQVTKI, encoded by the coding sequence GTGCCTGAGTACGACGACGAGACCGCGCAGTTTGCTGACGAGCAGTCGTCGCCGATCACCGACGAGTCGGTCGAGGAGGCCGACGAGACTCCGGTGGCGGTTCAGGAGCCCGAGGCCGACGAGGACTACGACCCGGTCAAGGAGCTGCGGCAGAAGCTGCGGTACGCGCCCGGCGACTGGTACGTGGTGCACTCGTACGCCGGTTACGAGAACAAGGTCAAGACCAACCTCGAGACCCGGATCACCAGCCTCGACATGGAGGATTTCATCTTCCAGGTCGAGGTCCCGACCCGTGAAGAGGTCGAGGTCAAGAACGGCAAGCGCAACCAGGTGCAGGCCAAGGTCTTCCCCGGCTACATCCTGGTCCGGATGGACCTGACCCCGGAGTCGTATTCCTGCGTGCGCAACACGCCGGGGGTCACCGGGTTCGTCGGCGCCACCGACCGGGTCGACCGCCCGGCTCCGCTCTCGCTCGACGAGGTGCTGAAGTGGCTGGCCCCGGCCGTGCAGGCCGAGGAGAAGAAGGCGAAGCCCGAGATCAAGGTGCTCGACTTCGAGGTCGGCGACTCGGTCACGGTCACCGACGGCGCGTTCGCCTCGCTGCCGGCGTCGATCAGCGAGATCAACGCCGACCAGCAGAAGCTCAAGGTCCTGGTGTCGATCTTCGGCCGGGAGACCCCGGTCGAGCTGAACTTCAACCAGGTCACCAAGATCTGA
- a CDS encoding MaoC family dehydratase produces MGDVLEPQTFRITRADLVRYAGASGDFNPIHWSDRIATGVGLPGVIAHGMFTMALVGRAVTAWAGAPDSVKEFSVRFSRPVPVPDTDEGTEVVVTATVKEITEDGDTRLALTATCNGDKVLSLAQALIGKR; encoded by the coding sequence ATGGGTGACGTGCTGGAGCCGCAGACCTTCCGGATCACCCGTGCCGACCTGGTGCGTTACGCGGGGGCGTCGGGTGACTTCAATCCGATCCACTGGAGCGACCGGATCGCCACCGGCGTCGGCCTGCCCGGGGTGATCGCGCACGGGATGTTCACCATGGCCCTGGTGGGCCGCGCGGTGACCGCCTGGGCCGGTGCACCCGATTCGGTCAAGGAGTTCAGCGTTCGCTTCTCCCGGCCCGTGCCGGTGCCGGACACCGACGAGGGCACCGAGGTGGTGGTCACCGCGACGGTGAAGGAGATCACTGAGGACGGGGACACCAGGCTCGCCCTGACTGCCACGTGCAACGGGGACAAGGTACTGTCTCTGGCACAGGCGCTTATCGGTAAGCGGTAG
- the rplA gene encoding 50S ribosomal protein L1 has protein sequence MAQRSKIYRAAAAKIDDGKLYEPKDAVALAKETSSAKFDATVEVAMRLGVDPRKADQMVRGTVNLPHGTGKTARVIVFAQGAKAEEALAAGADEVGTDELVARIQGGWLEFDAAIATPDQMAKIGRIARILGPRGLMPNPKTGTVTVDVTKAVNEIKGGKITFRVDKHSNLHLIIGKASFSTEQLIDNYAAVLDEVLRAKPSAAKGKYLKKVTVSTTTGPGVPVDPNAQKNLRGESADA, from the coding sequence ATGGCACAGCGCAGCAAGATCTACCGCGCCGCGGCGGCGAAGATCGACGACGGCAAGCTCTACGAGCCGAAGGACGCGGTCGCCCTCGCGAAGGAGACCAGCTCCGCGAAGTTCGACGCCACCGTCGAGGTCGCGATGCGGCTGGGTGTCGACCCGCGTAAGGCCGACCAGATGGTCCGTGGCACGGTCAACCTGCCGCACGGCACCGGCAAGACCGCCCGGGTCATCGTGTTCGCCCAGGGTGCGAAGGCTGAGGAGGCCCTCGCGGCCGGCGCCGACGAGGTCGGCACCGACGAGCTCGTCGCCCGGATCCAGGGTGGCTGGCTGGAGTTCGACGCCGCGATCGCGACGCCGGACCAGATGGCCAAGATCGGCCGGATCGCCCGCATCCTCGGCCCGCGTGGCCTGATGCCGAACCCGAAGACCGGCACCGTCACGGTGGACGTGACCAAGGCGGTCAACGAGATCAAGGGTGGCAAGATCACCTTCCGGGTGGACAAGCACTCGAACCTGCACCTGATCATCGGCAAGGCGTCGTTCAGCACCGAGCAGCTGATCGACAACTACGCCGCGGTGCTCGACGAGGTCCTGCGGGCCAAGCCGTCGGCCGCCAAGGGCAAGTACCTGAAGAAGGTAACCGTCAGCACCACCACGGGCCCCGGTGTCCCGGTCGACCCGAACGCGCAGAAGAACCTGCGCGGCGAGTCCGCCGACGCCTGA
- the rplL gene encoding 50S ribosomal protein L7/L12 codes for MAKLSTDDLLDAFKEMTLIELSEFVKQFEEVFDVKAAVAVAAAGPAAAAPAEAAVEQDSFDVVLESDGGKKIQVIKVVRELTGLGLKEAKDAVEAAPKAIIEGVNKEKAEAAKAKLEAEGAKVTLK; via the coding sequence ATGGCGAAGCTCAGCACCGATGACCTGCTCGACGCCTTCAAGGAGATGACGCTGATCGAGCTCTCCGAGTTCGTGAAGCAGTTCGAGGAGGTCTTCGACGTCAAGGCTGCGGTGGCCGTCGCCGCCGCCGGCCCGGCCGCTGCGGCTCCGGCCGAGGCTGCTGTCGAGCAGGACTCCTTCGACGTCGTTCTGGAGAGCGACGGCGGCAAGAAGATCCAGGTCATCAAGGTCGTGCGTGAGCTGACCGGCCTGGGCCTCAAGGAGGCCAAGGACGCGGTCGAGGCCGCGCCGAAGGCCATCATCGAGGGCGTCAACAAGGAGAAGGCCGAGGCCGCCAAGGCCAAGCTCGAGGCCGAGGGCGCCAAGGTCACCCTCAAGTGA
- a CDS encoding ATP-binding cassette domain-containing protein, translating to MRFDGVGFRYARRAPWALRDVSVTIDPGRSVVVLGPNGAGKSTLLQLAAGVLRPVRGVLRDRPPVVGWVPERFPADQPFTALGYLRATAAVRRVPATAADHWLERLLLSEHADTPLTALSKGTAQKVGLAQALLARPGLLVLDEPWEGLDAQARTLIPQIVAEVTTAGGIVLVSDHRGEITTLPDTIHWSVAAGAVTVAQPVGTDRDAVAGEPEAVTGEPGAVTGEPDAVVAERDEVVVEIAVPRTAAARTLVQLRSAGHHVLRVRDRADYGVRDELSPPRADRTPDGEAR from the coding sequence ATGCGTTTCGACGGGGTCGGCTTCCGGTACGCCCGGCGTGCCCCGTGGGCGCTGCGTGACGTGTCCGTGACGATCGATCCCGGCCGCAGCGTGGTCGTCCTCGGCCCGAACGGCGCGGGCAAGTCCACCCTGCTGCAACTGGCCGCCGGCGTCCTGCGCCCGGTCCGCGGCGTGCTCCGGGACCGGCCGCCGGTCGTCGGCTGGGTGCCCGAGCGTTTCCCGGCCGACCAGCCGTTCACCGCGCTCGGTTACCTGCGGGCGACCGCCGCGGTCCGACGGGTGCCGGCCACCGCGGCCGATCACTGGCTGGAGCGGCTGCTGCTGAGCGAGCACGCCGACACCCCGCTCACCGCGCTCTCCAAGGGCACCGCGCAGAAGGTCGGCCTGGCCCAGGCGCTGCTCGCCCGGCCCGGCCTGCTGGTCCTCGACGAGCCCTGGGAGGGTCTCGACGCGCAGGCCCGGACGCTGATCCCGCAGATCGTCGCCGAGGTCACCACGGCCGGCGGCATCGTCCTGGTCAGCGATCACCGCGGCGAGATCACCACGCTGCCGGACACGATCCACTGGTCGGTCGCCGCCGGTGCGGTCACCGTCGCACAGCCGGTCGGGACGGACCGGGACGCGGTCGCGGGGGAGCCGGAGGCGGTCACGGGGGAGCCGGGCGCGGTCACGGGGGAGCCGGACGCGGTGGTGGCGGAGCGGGACGAGGTCGTGGTCGAGATCGCCGTGCCGCGCACGGCGGCGGCGCGGACGCTGGTCCAGCTCCGCTCGGCCGGTCACCACGTGCTGCGGGTCCGGGACAGAGCCGATTACGGCGTACGCGATGAACTCTCCCCGCCCCGAGCAGACCGCACGCCGGACGGGGAGGCCCGGTGA
- a CDS encoding MaoC family dehydratase N-terminal domain-containing protein, which produces MPLDQTFAGRTWPPTDTYLVGREKIREFARAIGATEAEYHDPEAARALGHPDVVAPPTFPVTITMAASRQVINDPALGIDYSRVVHGDQRFAYTRPLVAGDAVVCVNTVDEITTRGGHWFVTIRTEVRTEAGEPIVTAWSKLVQRGEESA; this is translated from the coding sequence ATGCCCCTGGATCAGACGTTTGCCGGCCGCACCTGGCCGCCCACGGACACCTATCTCGTCGGCCGGGAGAAGATCCGTGAGTTCGCCCGCGCGATCGGCGCCACCGAGGCGGAGTATCACGACCCCGAGGCCGCCCGCGCTCTCGGCCACCCGGACGTGGTGGCCCCGCCGACCTTCCCGGTCACCATCACCATGGCGGCCAGCCGCCAGGTGATCAACGACCCGGCGCTCGGCATCGACTACAGCCGGGTGGTGCACGGCGACCAGCGGTTCGCCTATACCCGCCCGCTGGTGGCCGGCGACGCGGTGGTCTGTGTGAACACGGTCGACGAGATCACCACCCGTGGCGGCCACTGGTTCGTCACCATCCGCACCGAGGTGCGTACCGAGGCCGGCGAGCCGATCGTCACGGCCTGGTCGAAACTGGTTCAGCGCGGCGAGGAGAGTGCCTGA